The following are encoded together in the Culex pipiens pallens isolate TS chromosome 1, TS_CPP_V2, whole genome shotgun sequence genome:
- the LOC120427027 gene encoding gametocyte-specific factor 1 homolog: MSLVEDLLFCPYNRAHRIRPDAMPKHLYKCRRNHPKTKLVICPFNTIHHVPGPELTAHIADCSDRAAFELYKYCITDGSRQSHTPTAQEPELIYNNEPPRRSLTPESGFGEAEEATGRSLQDDDECWDESAVPAYNPHAYCKSANVIRKATNMKKSQKREFYQAERERLNGWRSGSTSSESDDGCREATTLAGADEWWDDEVVPAKDIQVVPKRTTSEKKQVHRSDQQLKKEMDNMSVSFAQTLKMNQKSK, translated from the coding sequence ATGTCACTCGTCGAAGATCTGCTCTTCTGTCCGTACAACCGTGCCCACCGCATTCGGCCGGACGCCATGCCGAAGCATCTGTACAAGTGCCGCCGGAACCACCCCAAGACGAAGCTGGTGATCTGTCCGTTCAACACGATCCACCACGTGCCTGGCCCGGAGCTGACCGCGCACATCGCCGACTGTTCCGACCGGGCAGCGTTCGAACTGTACAAGTACTGCATCACCGACGGATCGCGGCAAAGTCACACCCCAACCGCCCAGGAACCGGAACTGATCTACAACAACGAACCACCACGACGCAGTCTTACGCCAGAGTCCGGCTTTggtgaagcggaagaagcgactGGACGAAGTCTCCAGGATGATGACGAGTGCTGGGATGAAAGTGCGGTTCCGGCTTACAATCCGCATGCGTACTGCAAAAGTGCGAACGTGATTCGTAAGGCCACTAATATGAAGAAATCACAGAAGCGTGAGTTCTATCAAGCGGAACGGGAACGACTCAACGGCTGGAGAAGTGGCTCGACCAGCTCGGAATCGGATGATGGATGTCGAGAGGCGACGACACTTGCTGGGGCTGATGAATGGTGGGATGATGAGGTCGTACCGGCTAAGGACATTCAGGTGGTACCCAAAAGAACTACATCGGAAAAGAAGCAGGTTCATCGTTCTGATCAGCAACTGAAGAAGGAGATGGATAATATGAGCGTGTCGTTTGCACAGACATTGAAAATGAATcagaaatcaaaataa
- the LOC120427024 gene encoding uncharacterized protein LOC120427024 — protein MSKLAISALVIVTAAVAVQGSLFGPFGPLGPFGQPAAPPAFGPPGFVQPGFFPGFPGYQPAVPAFQPSFGPPGYPAGFAPVPSPLAARAFFPAAATVAPVATPTTFRPKPSPVLERLLLRVLPEDLQEQLAQLLAAYDQGNAECDKRNTGFGPFVGAYRKCVVFNKIAAEQGATVLENEANVRDAAEAQAAADQANAEKAAAEQVAAEQAEQAAAVEEAVAEEAAVVQEAEVVAEEAESTDDAEEQTVEVEETAEVVVEDVAVEEDSTVA, from the coding sequence ATGAGCAAACTCGCAATCTCTGCCCTAGTCATCGTGACCGCCGCCGTGGCCGTGCAAGGATCTCTGTTTGGTCCGTTTGGACCGCTGGGACCGTTTGGCCAACCGGCAGCTCCGCCAGCATTCGGACCTCCCGGCTTCGTTCAACCTGGTTTCTTCCCAGGATTCCCAGGATATCAACCGGCGGTGCCAGCCTTCCAACCATCCTTCGGACCACCGGGATACCCTGCCGGATTCGCTCCCGTACCTTCCCCGTTGGCTGCTCGTGCCTTTTTCCCTGCTGCTGCTACAGTTGCTCCTGTTGCTACTCCGACAACATTCCGACCGAAGCCATCGCCCGTTCTGGAACGTTTGCTGCTGAGGGTTCTTCCCGAAGATCTGCAGGAGCAGCTGGCCCAGCTTCTTGCGGCGTACGACCAAGGCAATGCAGAGTGCGACAAGAGAAACACAGGCTTTGGACCGTTCGTTGGAGCGTACCGGAAATGTGTAGTTTTCAACAAGATTGCAGCCGAACAGGGTGCTACCGTACTGGAGAACGAAGCCAACGTTAGGGATGCCGCAGAAGCGCAAGCAGCTGCTGACCAGGCCAACGCTGAGAAGGCCGCTGCTGAACAGGTCGCTGCTGAACAAGCTGAACAAGCTGCCGCTGTGGAAGAAGCTGTCGCCGAGGAAGCTGCCGTAGTTCAAGAGGCTGAGGTAGTTGCTGAGGAAGCGGAATCTACAGATGATGCTGAAGAGCAAACGGTTGAGGTCGAGGAAACCGCAGAGGTTGTCGTCGAAGACGTCGCTGTTGAGGAGGACTCTACTGTTGCTTAA
- the LOC120427025 gene encoding gametocyte-specific factor 1 homolog has product MSLVEDLLFCPYNRAHRIRPDAMPKHLYKCRRNHPKTKLVICPFNTIHHVPGPELNTHIAECPDRAAFELYKYCITDGSRQSHTPTALEPELIYNNEPPRRSLTPESGFGDAEEATRRSLQDDDECWDESAVPAYNPHAYCKSANVIRKATNMKKSQKREFYQAERERLNGWRSGSTSSESDDGCREATTLAGADEWWDDEVAPAKEIQVVPKRTTSEKKQVHCSDQQLMKEMDKMSMSFAQKLKMNQKSK; this is encoded by the coding sequence ATGTCTCTCGTCGAAGATCTGCTCTTCTGTCCGTACAACCGTGCCCACCGCATTCGGCCGGACGCCATGCCGAAGCATCTGTACAAGTGCCGCCGGAACCACCCCAAGACGAAGCTGGTGATCTGTCCGTTCAACACCATCCACCACGTTCCAGGACCAGAGCTGAACACGCACATCGCCGAGTGTCCCGACCGGGCAGCGTTCGAACTGTACAAGTACTGCATCACCGATGGATCGCGGCAAAGTCACACCCCAACCGCCCTGGAACCGGAACTGATCTACAACAACGAACCACCACGACGCAGTCTTACGCCAGAGTCGGGCTTTGGTGACGCGGAAGAAGCGACTAGACGAAGTCTCCAGGATGATGACGAGTGCTGGGATGAAAGTGCGGTTCCGGCTTACAATCCGCATGCGTACTGTAAAAGTGCGAACGTGATTCGTAAGGCCACTAATATGAAGAAATCACAGAAGCGTGAGTTCTACCAAGCGGAACGGGAACGACTCAACGGATGGAGAAGTGGCTCGACCAGCTCGGAATCGGATGATGGATGTCGAGAGGCGACGACACTTGCTGGGGCTGATGAATGGTGGGATGATGAGGTCGCGCCAGCTAAGGAAATTCAGGTGGTACCCAAAAGAACTACATCGGAAAAGAAGCAGGTTCATTGCTCTGATCAGCAACTGATGAAGGAGATGGATAAAATGAGCATGTCGTTTGCGcagaaattgaaaatgaatCAGAAATCAAAATGA